A genome region from Nocardia sp. NBC_01730 includes the following:
- a CDS encoding carbohydrate ABC transporter permease, with translation MSLQDLPVERPAETVLHPDDLPTGEPPSAQRKGWSKAAILLILPTMILLGVVILYPVVSAMVLSLFKDPTIDPVTGKFVDQGFAGLSNYSHWLLQRCTDSTGAAVSCPSGTLGSLFWQSMWVTVFFTVVTVAIEVALGLWFATIMNRAFRGRALLRTSILVAWAIPTAVTAKLWYFVFAYDGIANRILGTEILWTGDTWPARFAVVVADAWKTTPFVALLILAGLQTVPAEVYEAARVDGASAWQRFRLITLPLIKPAIFVAVLFRVLDVLRIYDLPAILTGGGGGDGTATTTLSILVIDQMRQGFNSASALSTITFLFIFAVAYALVKVMGVNVVETQEQQRKA, from the coding sequence ATGAGCCTGCAAGATCTGCCCGTTGAGAGACCGGCCGAGACCGTGCTCCACCCGGATGATCTTCCGACCGGCGAACCGCCATCGGCACAACGCAAGGGGTGGAGCAAGGCGGCGATTCTGCTGATTCTGCCGACGATGATCCTGCTCGGCGTCGTCATTCTCTACCCGGTGGTCAGCGCCATGGTGCTGTCGCTGTTCAAGGACCCGACGATCGACCCGGTCACCGGCAAGTTCGTCGACCAGGGCTTCGCCGGCCTGTCCAACTACAGCCACTGGCTGCTGCAGCGGTGCACCGACTCCACCGGCGCCGCGGTCTCGTGCCCCAGCGGCACCCTCGGCTCCCTGTTCTGGCAGTCGATGTGGGTCACCGTGTTCTTCACCGTCGTCACCGTCGCCATCGAGGTCGCGCTGGGACTGTGGTTCGCCACGATCATGAATCGCGCGTTCCGCGGCCGGGCGCTGCTGCGCACCAGCATCCTCGTGGCCTGGGCGATCCCGACGGCCGTGACCGCGAAGCTGTGGTACTTCGTCTTCGCCTATGACGGCATCGCCAACAGGATCCTCGGCACCGAGATCCTGTGGACCGGCGACACGTGGCCCGCACGGTTCGCCGTCGTCGTCGCCGACGCCTGGAAGACCACCCCGTTCGTGGCCCTCCTCATCCTGGCCGGACTGCAGACGGTCCCCGCCGAGGTATATGAGGCCGCGCGGGTGGACGGTGCGAGTGCCTGGCAGCGGTTCCGGCTGATCACACTTCCACTGATCAAACCGGCGATCTTCGTCGCGGTCCTCTTCCGTGTGCTCGACGTGCTGCGGATCTACGACCTGCCGGCCATCCTCACCGGCGGTGGCGGCGGCGACGGCACCGCGACAACGACGCTCTCGATCCTCGTCATCGACCAGATGCGGCAGGGGTTCAACAGCGCCTCCGCCTTGTCGACGATCACGTTCCTGTTCATCTTCGCCGTCGCCTACGCGCTCGTGAAGGTGATGGGCGTCAACGTGGTCGAGACCCAAGAGCAGCAGCGAAAGGCCTGA
- a CDS encoding carbohydrate ABC transporter permease: MSTAVVTRGGLSPVRRRLGTRFASAHTYLGLAVIVAWGLGPVYWMVVTAFRHSDYTFDTTPWPTHVTLENFASVFSTDTGNHFAQALINSTIIGAVTTGIGLVFGIFTAYALARLNFRGKHLVLGIVLAASMFPGVALLTPLFQLFTTIGWFGTYQALVVPDISFVLPLTVYTLTAFFKELPWELEESARIDGATRAQAFRMVLLPLAAPGVFTTAILAFIASWNEYLISSQLSNDVTQPVTVAIAQFAGSKPHEEPFTSVMAAGTVVTIPLVIIVVLLQRRIVSGLTAGGVKG, translated from the coding sequence ATGTCCACAGCAGTCGTCACCCGAGGCGGGCTTTCGCCGGTGCGGCGCCGCCTCGGCACGCGATTCGCGTCGGCCCATACCTACCTCGGGCTCGCCGTGATCGTCGCCTGGGGCCTTGGCCCGGTCTACTGGATGGTGGTCACCGCCTTCCGGCACTCCGACTACACATTCGACACCACCCCATGGCCCACCCACGTCACCTTGGAGAACTTCGCGAGCGTGTTCTCCACCGACACCGGTAACCACTTCGCCCAGGCGCTGATCAACAGCACCATCATCGGCGCAGTCACCACCGGGATCGGTCTCGTGTTCGGGATCTTCACCGCTTACGCACTTGCCCGGTTGAACTTCCGCGGCAAGCACCTCGTCCTCGGCATTGTGCTCGCGGCGTCGATGTTCCCCGGCGTCGCGCTCTTGACGCCATTGTTCCAGCTGTTCACCACGATCGGGTGGTTCGGCACGTACCAGGCGCTGGTAGTCCCGGACATCTCCTTCGTGCTGCCCCTCACCGTCTACACGCTCACGGCGTTCTTCAAGGAACTGCCGTGGGAGCTCGAGGAATCGGCCCGGATCGACGGAGCCACCCGGGCACAGGCCTTCCGGATGGTGTTGCTGCCCCTGGCCGCGCCGGGTGTGTTCACGACGGCGATCCTGGCGTTCATCGCGTCCTGGAACGAGTACCTGATCTCCAGTCAGCTGTCGAACGACGTGACTCAACCGGTCACCGTGGCGATCGCCCAGTTCGCGGGTAGCAAACCACATGAGGAGCCGTTCACCTCCGTGATGGCCGCGGGCACCGTCGTCACCATCCCGCTCGTGATCATCGTTGTCCTCCTCCAGCGCCGCATCGTCTCCGGCCTCACGGCCGGCGGGGTGAAGGGCTGA
- a CDS encoding nitroreductase/quinone reductase family protein produces the protein MPNMRDIQHRVVTAFQRRVGNPILRRLPGQPLLETTGRVSGQPRVTPIGGREIGREFWLVSEFGERSQYVRNIKVDNRVRLRLHGRWRTGTAHLLPGDDPRARLAALPRANSAAVRLVGTDLLTVRIDLDD, from the coding sequence ATGCCGAACATGCGCGATATTCAGCATCGGGTGGTGACGGCGTTCCAGCGCCGGGTCGGCAACCCGATCCTTCGCAGGCTGCCCGGGCAGCCCCTCCTGGAAACCACCGGCCGGGTCAGTGGGCAGCCGCGCGTAACCCCGATCGGCGGCCGCGAGATCGGACGGGAGTTCTGGCTCGTCTCCGAGTTCGGGGAGCGCTCGCAGTACGTCCGGAACATCAAGGTGGACAACCGGGTTCGGCTTCGCCTACACGGACGCTGGCGCACCGGCACCGCGCACCTGCTGCCCGGCGACGACCCGCGCGCCCGGCTCGCCGCCCTGCCGCGCGCCAATAGCGCGGCCGTCCGGCTCGTCGGCACCGACCTGCTCACCGTGCGGATTGATCTGGACGACTGA
- a CDS encoding calcium:proton antiporter produces the protein MIRVSIARWTVLVPVLALLALAATWGRSLPGIAVTVVVIALIGVVLSAVHHAEAVAHRVDEPFGSLVLAIAVTVIEVALILTLMSSGGDKTSTLARDTVFAAVMITCNGIFGLALLIGALRRRIAVFNAEGTGAALATVATLATLSLVLPTFTTSKPGPEFSTAQLAFAAVASLALYGLFVLVQTVRHRDDFLPVESGIVITADDEHDQHVERPSVRAALRSLALLLVSLVCVVGLAKVVSPAVESAVESAGLPQSAVGVVIALLVLLPETLAAVRAARRDRVQIGLNLALGSAMASIGLTIPAIAVASIWLDGPLVLGLGATQMVLLALTVVVGGLTVLPGRATLLQGGVHLALFSAFVFLAASP, from the coding sequence ATGATCCGTGTTTCGATCGCCCGCTGGACCGTTCTCGTTCCTGTCCTCGCTCTCCTCGCCCTCGCAGCCACTTGGGGGCGCAGTCTGCCGGGCATCGCGGTAACAGTCGTGGTGATCGCGTTGATCGGCGTGGTGCTCTCGGCGGTGCACCACGCCGAGGCGGTCGCGCATCGCGTCGATGAACCATTCGGATCGCTGGTGCTCGCGATCGCGGTGACCGTGATCGAGGTCGCGCTCATTCTCACGCTGATGAGCTCGGGCGGCGACAAGACCTCCACGCTGGCCCGCGACACGGTCTTCGCGGCGGTCATGATCACCTGCAACGGAATCTTCGGCCTCGCGCTGCTCATCGGTGCTTTGCGCAGGCGGATCGCCGTGTTCAACGCCGAGGGCACCGGCGCGGCGCTGGCCACGGTCGCGACGCTTGCCACGCTCAGCCTGGTGCTGCCGACTTTCACCACCAGTAAGCCGGGTCCGGAATTCTCCACCGCGCAGTTGGCCTTCGCCGCGGTGGCGTCGCTCGCGCTGTACGGACTGTTCGTGCTGGTGCAGACCGTGCGCCACCGGGACGATTTCCTGCCCGTCGAAAGCGGCATCGTCATCACCGCCGACGACGAGCACGACCAGCACGTCGAGCGACCCAGCGTGCGGGCTGCCCTCCGCAGCCTCGCGTTGCTGCTCGTCTCGCTGGTCTGCGTTGTCGGTCTGGCCAAGGTGGTGTCACCGGCCGTCGAGTCGGCCGTGGAGTCGGCGGGTCTGCCGCAGTCGGCGGTCGGTGTGGTGATCGCGCTGCTGGTGCTGCTGCCCGAAACACTCGCCGCGGTCAGGGCCGCCCGCCGCGACCGAGTGCAGATCGGCCTCAACCTCGCGCTGGGGTCGGCCATGGCGAGTATCGGCCTGACCATTCCGGCGATCGCTGTGGCAAGCATCTGGCTGGACGGTCCACTGGTGCTCGGGCTCGGCGCGACTCAGATGGTTCTGCTCGCCCTGACCGTCGTGGTGGGCGGGCTCACGGTTCTGCCAGGGCGGGCCACCCTCCTGCAAGGCGGCGTCCATCTGGCTCTGTTCTCGGCTTTTGTCTTCCTCGCGGCCAGTCCCTAG